The Candidatus Nitrosotenuis cloacae DNA window TGACTGGTGCAAAGGCGCACCAGACTGGATGCATAAACTCGCACTGGATAATAGTGATGCCAACAATCCGCCTGACTGAAAAAGACAAGGACTGGGCAATAGTAGGGGCTGTTCCTGCAGACGCGCCTGGAATTACATACATCTACGGACGCCAATCATGCGATACAAGAAGCATGGAGGAAGGCGACATTGACGCCGGGAACTCTAAATTCGCAGGACAAGAGGCAATGATAATTTTTGATAACGTGTTCATTCCAAATGACAAGATCTTCATGAATGGCGAGTACGAGTTTGCGGCAATGCTAGTTGAGCGATTCACCTGCTATCACAGAAGAAGCTATGTCTGCAAAACAGGCCTTGGAGATGTCCTGATTGGCGCAGCAGCGGCAATTGCAGACTATAATGGCATCCCAGACGTATCACACATTCGGGAGAAACTAGTAGAGATGACCCATCTTAACGAGTCGATATTTGCAGCAGGAATATCTTCGTCATATCAGGCACAAGAGATGAAATCTGGTGTATGGCTAAACGATGACATGCTCGCAAACGTCTGCAAGCACAACGTGACTAGGTTCCCATACGAGATATCTCGTCTTGCACAAGATATTGCAGGTGGAATCGTAGTTACGATGCCGTCAGAAAAGGACTTTAGGCATCCAGTCACCGGACCGCTGCTAAAGAAGTACCTGGCGGGAAGAAAGGGCGTAGATGTGGAAAACAGGATGAGAATACTCCGACTGATTGAAAACATGACGCTTGGGCGAAACGCAGTAGGATACCTGACAGAGTCAATGCACGGTGCAGGCTCGCCGCAAGCGCAAAGAATCCAGATCGCACGACAAATGCAGCTTGGATACAAGAAGAACCTTGCAAAAAATCTCGCAAACGTGAAAAATGATTCTGAAGAGCCAAAAGAAAACTCGGATTATTTCAAGCGAGTCTTTAAGATCCCATCAAAATAATTACCAAATTTCTAATTGTTCTATAATGTTTAATGACTAAAGAGCGGGTCTGGTGGGAGTTTTGACCACATAATGCGATTTTAGGTTCCAATAAGCGTTGAAAATAGTACGATTCCACAAGTCAGCTTGGTTGTGGTTACGTATAACGATTTATGCATTACAATAATCCTAGTACATGTTTTCAGGGATCTTGAAAATATGCTATATGCCGGTCAGTAAAATTGTCAGGATAATCTTTAATCATAGTGATTAATAATAAATCAATAATGGGATGGAAGAGGTTATGAGAAGTATTTCCACATCCGATCTTCTTGGACGTCAATTAAACGACGTTGAAACAAAATACGTCCCAAAAATACTGTATGTCGATGGACCACTACAAATTCCGTTGCCATGCCCAAGAGTATCAATAGTCGGCTCTAGAAAGGCATCTTCAAAAGGCATTGAGACAGCCAAATTCATCTCAAAAACTCTTACCAAAAAACGGGTTTTGATTGTCAGTGGACTTGCAGAAGGCATCGATACTGTAGCTCATGAGACAGCAATTCAATCCGGAGGCAATACGGTGGCTGTTCTCGGCACCCCCCTGGATAAAACATATCCAAGGAAAAATCTTCCCCTGCAACAAAAAATAATGAGTGAACATCTAGCAATATCTCAATTTCAGTTAGGCCACATTACAAAACCAAAAGATTTTGTAATCAGAAATAGAACCATGGCATTGATATCTGACGCTACGGTCATAGTAGAAGCAGGAGACAAGAGCGGTTCACTACACCAAGGGTGGGAAGCGCTAAGGCTCGGACGCCCATTGTACATATGGCATGACATTCTTGATGCACCGGGACTAGAATGGCCAGAAAAGATGTTAAAGTATGGTGCAATACCGCTTTCTGATCCTCAGGAAGTATTTGAAATCCTACCCTCGTCTCTTAAAGTGCCATTAGTATTTCAATAATCATATGCATCTTTCAAAGATAGAGTTCTTTTCCCTTCTTTCGTATTCTACACGTGGTACCTCTGACGCAGAACAGGGTTCAAAGACATGGAGAAATGCTGTAAAAAACGACCAGTTTGTTCAGATCAATTCTGATTCCAAATTAACATCGGATATGATTGCGGATTGGATAGCAAAAAATGCAAACACGCCACCCTTTAGCGATTATTTCAAACCTAATGTGGTATTGGTACCAATACCACGGAGTACTCTAATGCGACAGGGAACTCTTTGGGTTCCTCAACGTCTCGCAAATGCATTAGCTGCAAGAAACTTGGGAAAAAGCTTTGAATGTTTGGAACGTGTAACTCCGTTACCTAAAGCATCCACCAGTACACCTGCAAATAGGCCAAAGGCCATTGATCACTATAACACCATGAGAGTCCAGACTATTTTGTCAGAACCAAATGAGATTCTTTTAGTTGATGACGTTGTGACCAGAGGAGCTACGGCAATTGGTGCTGCAAATCGACTAATCGAAGCATTCCCAAATGTTCGAATTCGTCTGTTTGCAGCATTACGGGCAGTAAGTCCACCGGATGTTTTCAAAGAAATCTATGATCCACGTATTGGAACAATTGAGCTCAAAGGAGATCAAACATACAGACGACCATGAAACAATTTTACTAATACATTATAGAAACTCTCTTGTAAAGATCTAGATTAATTTTCACCTAATATGAGATTTGATTGCATAATTTGGTTTTAGGTTTTAGCATTCGATAAATAAGTTAGCTTAATTTCTGATCTACATACGAGAGCATTTGTGTCCTATTTGCCTCTTCGTTCTCTAATTTTTTCCTCAAGAGTAGAGATTATTGCATTTATGGTATCAAAACAGCGTAGTTCCTTAGCAACACTTTCGACAGTCTTATCTCTTCTCCAGCCCATAACTGCAGGTACGCCGGCCTTCTTGGCCCTCTCGATCACAGGCCATGCCGATGTATTTCCTATCTCAGCATCCTTTCTCTTTTTTTGATCTGGATACCATTTGGATGTATATGGCATTATTTACTCTGAATAAGCGCCTGCACCACTTTAGTTAAATTTTTCTTGATTACTAAAGACATTTGAAGTTAAAAAGGGAAAAACCAGCAGATCTATAACCTAGTTCTGATCTTCACAAGGGATCTTGCAAAACCAAGATCCTGATAAATCTAGATTTTGGATGAAGAATGGTTTAGAGTTAAAAGATGAAATGTTAGCGTATAATTGGCAATATAGAAAGAAAATTTGTATAAAATGTTCGTTACAAATGCAAAGTAAGCTAAACTGTCACAAGGTAAACAATTTTGTCGATGGAATACAAGAGACACATTGTAAAAAACTAGTACGGGCCAGAACTCAAAAATTCAAGAAAAAAATTGACATGTTTTTAACAGAACAGCTTATGTGATTGAATTAAAACTATGATTCAAACCAAATTTTGACGGAACAAAAGTCTTGTAAAATAATTTCTTCTTTATGTATGGTATAGAATTAAACAGTACTTGTTGCTGAATGTTATTAGATTCGGCACGACTTTTTTCATAGCTCATATTTCTATCGAAATCGTAGCATAATGTTTTTTCATTAAGAATGTAAGCAGGAGTGTTTGCAGTACCTCTCCATGGATAACCTTGAGATGCTGAATGAACTCCATATAGAAATACTCTGGACATTTGCGAGATTCTTAGTTTTGGATTATACCATCTTTGAGTTACTCCAACTACGTTTACCCAAATGTTTCTTCCTGCAATTTTTTGTGATAAATCAATCCAGTTTGGATGATTATCAGGGACGGATCTGAATATGACATTGAATCTAGAAAAGTCATTGTCCAGTATTTTATCAATTTTTTTACCAGCTAAATGTTCTTCTTGTACACCTATATCGATTGTTGGACTGACAGTGATGTCTTTGTATTTATCACGTGTTTCAAGTATTTCAGCCTCAAAATCATCCTCATTTTGATTACGATTTGATTCATGATCAGAGAGTATCGTTGCATTAGCATCATATTGTATTTCATGAATGATTTTACGCTCGTTTTTATCTAAATTGATAGCTTGTGGGTGCTGGAAATAAAAGTCAATAATAGAATCAGTGTTTTGTAGGAATAGATCTTGATACTGTTTTTTGATTTTTGACAGTCTTTCTTTATTATGAATTTCGGTCTTGTTTAATGTTTTTACCACTGCCTGAACGAGTTGAGTTTTTGGTCGCACTTTTGATTTGTTAAAATATTCTAACTCTACAGTGTTGGCTGCGACTGCAGGCATTTCGTATTTAGTTTTGTTATGAATTGTTTCTATAGAATTAACATGTAATGAATCGTTAAGTCCTCCAGACAATATGTTAATTTTGTCATCACCTGTGTTTTGTACACTGATTTTCACGGTCAGTATTACTACAGAGACATGCATTTAATGGATACGATCGATCAATTGTGTTAACAAATAGCTATGATCATTTGATCCTAACTTGATCGCATGAAAAACTAGATCGCTACAAAATAAATAATCTAAGATCTCTTATATTTTCAAATATTCCAGAGATGTAAAATACGTCTGAAAGAAGCCATGTCTTATGAAAACACTCCCAGTTCTATTCAAATCAGTTCCAGTACCTATGAGACAGAGAGAATACAGAGTTGGTAGAACATCCAAATGGTATACTTGGTCTCCAGAATTAAGGGTCTTTTTATCAGAATGGTGTAAAAAAGTCAGAAAAACAAGATATGTCAAACGGGTTTATTTGTCAAATCGAAAGTATTATCACGATACATATTCTTTAAAACCAAAATTTATCAATAATACAAAACTACGCAAACAATTAGACTCAATTGCAGATTCGTTTTACAAATTAAAATATTCAAAAAATTCAATATTTTTTACAAATATGATTGATGGATCAATAACGGAGAATGGACTTCATTGTTTTTTTGCTTGTTTACGAGAAATATTGATCAAAAAATTCAATGATCGTTTTAGTGCAATGTATTCGCCCATATACACTCGAGAAACTTATGAAAAAGACTTCCCATTACATTCAGACATTTTTATTCCAAAAATTCTACTAATGTTATTTGTTCAAGTTCCAAAGGGAAGAACAGGTGGAACATTTCTTTTGAGTGTTGAAGATCTTAAGAAAATATTTTCAAAGATAAAGTTACTGCCAAAGGAAAAAAGAAAACTAGTATTAAGAATCCTAAAAGAAACTAATAGAAATAACGATCGATATGACGAATTCTTCTATATACTTCATGATGAAGATAATCCATGGAATAAAGAATTACAAAAGTTAATGAATAGAAAACGTGAATATATTAAATTAGAATCAGGTCAAGGGTATTTGATTCATGATCGCCTTTGGTTACATGGTCGTAAAAGATCTAAATCAAAAATAACAATTAAACGATTACAGAGATTTGTCTTTAATACAAAACAAACACTAGAAATATAATTACATTGAATTTGGTCTCATAATTATCGGTAAATCATATTTCGATACAGCAATATTGCCAAAGTTATCTTGATTGTTTTTTAACCAAGTCAATACTTCGTGCCATCTGTTATGATAATATTTTGGAGTATTTTCTATAGGTCGATTTTGTTCTAACCAATTTATTACATATTCAGCAACCTTGAACTCATTAATGAAATACTCTGAGACTTGATCAGAGATTGCTTTATCTCGGTATAGATATGCAAGTACATCTACTGAATCTAAAAAGTTCATGGCTTTTTGAACAATTTTGTTCTGATCTGTCTCATTTACAAGATCTTCATGTATTCGAACAACGTCTTTATTATGATTAAGAATTAGCTCGGTGGTTCTTCTAGCTGATTCTTTTTTTCTTTCTTGAGTATTATGAAATATAGTTATACCAAGACCAATTATTGCTGCTATTCCAGTTAATGACGGTCCCCAATTCGTGGATAAAATATCAAGTCCATTATTACATGATTGAATTAGACTTAAAGTAGAATTTGTTTGAAGAGACACATCTAATAATGAAAAGTTCAATAAATTATTTCTAATAATCTATGATTTAAGCATGATAAAAAATGTTGTTTACAGATTAGAACCATTACTGAAGATTAACTGTCGTTCCTTGTAATTTCATTTTACTGTGATTAATGTCGCCAAAACCAAGTAAAGATTCACCAGATGCATTCAACAAACCTAATGAATACAATTCGTACTCCACATAAAGGATCATACAGATACTTTCGTCAGACATATTCCTAATGAGCCTCCTTACTCCTTTAGCTAGATATGAAATAAACATGTCCCAGATGTGCTAAAATCACATAAAAATGGGAAATTTTGAATAATTCTGATGAATAATAGTTCCAATACCTGACAGATAAATATCTAAACTCATCGATATACACATGGGTTGTTATGCAAGATGTAAAAACTGCAATTCCAATCTATACCTACAACAACAAAAAGACAGTCTAACTTTTCCTGCTACTATTACTTGTTATGCGTGTAACAACAACAGAGTCTACAATACGTATGAGGTTACACAGGAAAGACATGATTATAATTGTCTATTTTGCAAAAAATCATTTTTCATAAAGAGATCCCCGCCAATATCGGTGTCTTGTCCTCATTGTAAATCTAATCTGTACATCAACTCTGATGGTTCATTGAATTTGTTAAGAACCGGCACTATGCCAGCAAGAGAACAAGATGCAGCGGGTGGACTTGTAGGGGGGGCTGTGATTGGTGCTCTATTTGGTCCAGCTGGAGCAATATTGGGCGGATTGTTGGGGGCAGCTTTAGGACATAGTGGTTTATCACGGGAGGCTACATATCATGACGGAATCTGAAAATCATGTAATTCAAAAGTTGTTAGATTTCACTATACCAGAATTCTATGATTCTCTTCACATATTATTTACTAATTGCGATCTAATCCCACGACTTTTGGATGAGAATGGAGAACAAAGAATTGTTGTAATTGAGGGAGTCAATGAATTACCTGAGAATGCAAGAGAAACAGTAAATGTTGCTTTGAAGAGATGGAAAGAAAAAACACAGATAATTCGTGAAAAGCTGGAAATTGATCAAACAGAGCTTGAAAAATGGGTAAAACGATTAATTGAATTTATACAAAATCCACAGCAGATTCCAACTTTTCTATTAGGTAGAGAAATGATCGAAGGACTAACTGCAGATCTAATTAGTCAGTGCATTTCTAAATATCAAGTACAAAGTGATATTTTTGACAAAAGCGGAGTAATGAGACAATTATCTAAGAAGATGGGATTGCTTGAACCATGGTCTCAGGCCAGTGTTTGTGGAAATTGTAACATATTTGAGCTACTTCTTTCATCATTACCACAAAAACAAACAAAATGTTCTAGATGTGAACAAGATATGTCTACAGTAAGAATTTACAAATTAAACAAAGATTATGAAAAGCTCAAACTCGAGAACAGGGATTTACCCGAATTCATTCGGGCATATTTGGAAAGTAAAGTACCAAATTGTGAAATAAAGAGTTCATTTCCTCTCAAAGGGGAAGATGGTGGAGACATAGATGTTTACATACCAAAAACAAAAACAGGCATAGAGTGTAAGCTCTTTGTCAATCCTCAAGCAGAAGGCAAATATCTTCATTCATCAATTTCTGAGGTAGTCAAATCTTTTAAAAAATATGTTGAATATGAGGGAGTAAAGCGATTAATTGCCATAGTTAACTTGGATGAAAGATATCGTGAAGAAGCAGAAAAAGAAATCAAGAGCAAATTAGCAAATGCAAAATTATCATATGATGAGCTAATCGTGGTTTGTTTTTCTGTTACAAATCTTCTTACAATATTGAGCGAAGAAATTCAAAGATTAAAGAAGATTTAGATGTCTAATCATGGATTAAAAACCCTAGTCATAGTATTGAGTTTAGCAGTTATCGGATTAACATTTGTAATTGTTAGTCAATATTTTACAGCAGATGAAAAAAGAGAAGGTGTCAGGCCGAGAGAAGGAATCACAGTAGTTCACAGCGATAACATTAATGTCGACATGAATTTCTATTTTGTTGCAGCAAAGGAGCCAAACAGAATTTTTGTTAGAATATCAACATCTCCAATAGCAAACACATTGCCGAGAGAGTCTATGGTGGGGATCTATTTTCCATATCCAGTAAAGATAAACCATGACTATGATCCAAAACACGATCATGGTGACTGGGATAAACAAAGTCAAGGTTATGTGACAATGTTTGCCAAACAAATACCATGTAAAAACTGGGATGATTGTAAATTGGTCGGTAATGACGAAATTGAATTTATTTTAGACCAAAATATGAGATTTGATTCAAAAGATGCATATCGACATGGAATAAAGATTAAGTTTGAAAATGCAGGTAACGTTGGAACTGATTTCTTCAGTCAATTTCAAAAAAACGGATCTTTGGTGTGGGGAGTTGAATCTACAGACATACGTACTACAACAATAATCCCAGCAAATGCACAACAAATTCACACATTGCCCATGTCTCAACCAGATGTTTTCCATAATGGAGCTAATGACTATAGCAATACCCAGTTAGATTGGACAGTAACAAAGGATACACATAGTTTCTTTGTGGATTATGAGTTGCCTGAAGAACGTATTGCTTTCGAAGAGAAGCAGAATATGATCACAGCACTTGGGCTTGTAATTGGAGTACTAGGTATACCCATATCAATTATTTACGGGAGAAATATGAAAGAAAGTAAGAATTCAGCACTTGTATTCAAACCGATAATTGATAAAATAGATGTTAGTAAAGATGAAAAACCCTTGTCAGAAAACATACCGACACAGATAGATGATCTCAACGAACTGTTGAGAAGATATGACAAATTACGTTCTGTTGCCAACAGTTCATCCTTTGATAAGAAGATGTTTAGGTTATTTAAGTTCGTTAAACGAATTGCAGAATCAAAATTATTTAAAAAAATTTCAAGAAATACGTATGACTTACCATTTGCCGCAGAACATGTTAGAAGAGAAATACGTATTACGCTCAAAAATATTTTCAATTTACATGAAATTAATTATTTGAGAACTGAAAGAAATGCTAAAGATTCCAAAAAAGCAATGGATGTAATAACAGAGTATTTGAAAGAAGTACCAAAAGTACCGTCAATATTTGCCAAGATTAAAAATAACACCTTCAACATATTGAGTGTTGTACTTAGCACATTTGTTCTAATGTTGAATGAGAATTTACCGATCGAAGTAAAAATAATCTTTGTTTTAGCTGTAATCAGTGCAGGTAGCTTCTTGATACCAATCTACTTGAATGATAAAGCCTTTACTTATTTGTCCGGGAGAAGCTTGCACAAAGAATGGATGAGAAGGTTAGCAATAAGAGAACTTAGAGATAAAATGATTAATGAACTAATAGCACTCAACGACAAAACATATGATGAACTTGATAGAAAATTCTCCACCAATAAAGACGAAAAATTGGAATCTTGATTTCAGATGGAACCAAAACGAATCTATCTTGATACAAATCAGTGGATTACTCTAGCAAGAGTAGTAAATGGATCAGAAACAGATCCAGATCTTATCGAGGTATATCAGAAGATAAAAAAACTATCAGATAGTGAAGAAGCGATATTTCCAATTTCCTTTTTTCATTTAGAAGACATGATGATTCATAAGAATAAAGACCGTCTAGAGGGACTGATTGATTTTATGGTGACGATATCCAGAGGGTGGGTAATTCGACCATATAATTTACTAATGTACGAAGAGATATCAAATGCAGCGTTACACAGACTAGGTAGACAGTCGTTTTATGACATAAGATCAAAAATGATAGCAAGGGGCTTGCCACATGCGATAAGCACTGGATATGAAATTACTTGGAACAAATCTGCAAAAGTTCCTGAGAATTTTGAACAGAAGCTTAAAGAAATAACAGAAAGTCCTGAATCGACATCCAAATTATTGAAATCAAAT harbors:
- a CDS encoding phosphoribosyltransferase; translated protein: MHLSKIEFFSLLSYSTRGTSDAEQGSKTWRNAVKNDQFVQINSDSKLTSDMIADWIAKNANTPPFSDYFKPNVVLVPIPRSTLMRQGTLWVPQRLANALAARNLGKSFECLERVTPLPKASTSTPANRPKAIDHYNTMRVQTILSEPNEILLVDDVVTRGATAIGAANRLIEAFPNVRIRLFAALRAVSPPDVFKEIYDPRIGTIELKGDQTYRRP
- a CDS encoding DNA-processing protein DprA, which codes for MEEVMRSISTSDLLGRQLNDVETKYVPKILYVDGPLQIPLPCPRVSIVGSRKASSKGIETAKFISKTLTKKRVLIVSGLAEGIDTVAHETAIQSGGNTVAVLGTPLDKTYPRKNLPLQQKIMSEHLAISQFQLGHITKPKDFVIRNRTMALISDATVIVEAGDKSGSLHQGWEALRLGRPLYIWHDILDAPGLEWPEKMLKYGAIPLSDPQEVFEILPSSLKVPLVFQ
- a CDS encoding 4-hydroxyphenylacetate 3-hydroxylase family protein, which encodes MPIRNGQEYIQSLRGRKLTVYLFGELVKDPVDHPMIRPSINAVAETYDLAAREEDLASPMSKISGKNVNRFLHIAESAQDLVLQNKMQRKLGQLTGTCFQRCVGMDALNSLHSTTYEIDEKHRTNYHKRLLEFIKKMQEENLVIGGAMTDVKGDRSKAPSEQADPDLFLRIVKRTPEGVYVTGAKAHQTGCINSHWIIVMPTIRLTEKDKDWAIVGAVPADAPGITYIYGRQSCDTRSMEEGDIDAGNSKFAGQEAMIIFDNVFIPNDKIFMNGEYEFAAMLVERFTCYHRRSYVCKTGLGDVLIGAAAAIADYNGIPDVSHIREKLVEMTHLNESIFAAGISSSYQAQEMKSGVWLNDDMLANVCKHNVTRFPYEISRLAQDIAGGIVVTMPSEKDFRHPVTGPLLKKYLAGRKGVDVENRMRILRLIENMTLGRNAVGYLTESMHGAGSPQAQRIQIARQMQLGYKKNLAKNLANVKNDSEEPKENSDYFKRVFKIPSK